CAGTCACTGAGTATCTTCAAGAAACGAATGAATGCTCACCAGTGAGATTATTTACTTACAAACAAGAATGTCCAAAATGGGTATCCTGATAGCAAGGCTATAGGCTTATACTCTACGGAAAGTTCTTCAAATTGTCTGATATAAAAACGTAGCCAGATACGTCCCAGAGCACCGTTGATCAGGCCAATCATTACTTGGACAGCCTACAAGAAAAGAAGATCACAATCAAGTACCCAGACATAAAATGCCAAGAAAGTTACAATTTGGGTGCTAGGAAGGGCTTGGGGAGGTATAGATGCCATGTTTCTGAATCATAGGGCTCTCCACTACTATTCTTACTTGGCCTTAGAAATTATCAAATACTGGGGAGAATCCAAGGGGGTGGAGGAAGGTGGCAGCCATCAAAGCACTTGGAATCTCTGTCTGCAGCTCAGGGATCAATCATGAGAGTTGTTAGTGATATGTACAAGTGTGGTTGTTTTCAGGCAAATGAAGGTGCCCCATAAGTCCCTAATAAGGGACTTATTCACAGCCCACATCAGAAGGACGCTGGCCGGAGGCCCTCGGGCTCTGAGAGAAGAGCTGAGGCTCCTAGGCCCTcctgcctctccttcctcttGCCTGTTTGATGTTGCATGCACCATTCTCAGTTCCAGTTCTTTCCTCTGATACATTTCTACCATCCCCATGCCCTTCAGTCAGTTAGCAGTTCTGACTTTCAGCACTATGAGCGGGGCTGGTGGGGGCCCACTCAAAACCAGACCTGCTGAATCTTAAGATCCCAGCCCCAGTGATCTTAGACACTTTCCTGAGGTGTGATGTATCATCTTACAGCCCTGGTTTCTGATCTGACTCAAGGCCCCAGTAATTAGGGGGTGTGATGAAGAAAGACATAGCATTTTAGGTTCTGTTGGGACAAAGGAGTAGAAAGAGTGGCCTAGAAATTCATCTTCCCCGAAATAAATGtacaaggagtatgtcaagaacACAGAGCTGTGAGGCGATCAATGTCCACAAAGCCCTGCGATCCAGCTTATCTCTTGACTATAACCCCTGACCTCATCATCTCCTCTAGGACCCACAGTCTCAGATTTACTTCAAACTCTTTATAAGCACACACAGATAGACAGACAAGAGAAAATCATAGAGGTATGGTTGCTGCAACTCATTCCATCAACTCTCTTCCATTGGGTAGCTGAGACAGAGGAGTcactgtctctttttaaaaatagttggaACTTGCAACATCACCATCATTTATCCACTCAAGTAGCATTTGGTCCTTACCCCCAAcattctggtttcttttttcaaCACAAGGTGTTCTGGTGGCATCTTATCCAAAACGTAACATAGGCGTTagagagaatgaatgaaatctaattctagaagaaaatgtaaaaaaaataattattttcttgtatAAGCCACTTTAAAGTCACTGAGAAATTTATTCTTGCTTTCTCTAATTTTTCACAATTAAATAACTCCCtgaaataataactaaaaatcaatttattaataTGCTCTCTTGGACAAAGCTAAAAAGTTTTAATTGTCCTGTTAGACTTTATCGACTTTTCACCAACCTTAAAGACACTTATTTAAAAGTCCTTAGGATTCTTAGATGCAGACAACAGAATTCAATCTGACTGGCTTACGCAAGATAGGGTATTAGGCACTAGTGAGCTCAGAGGATCATCGGGAGGATAAAGTAGTAGAGCAGGACCCAGAGCGAAAGCACCAGCCTAGACCGAGGAGACTAATACCCTCGTTACACCCCTCCGCAGGACTCTGCTGCCGAGTCAGGTCGTCCCTGCTCCCTGGGCCGTCATCTGAGCAAGCGGGACTGGTGCCCAGTGTGGAccagcttttgtttttctcctccaaATTGGATTTCAGGGCATGAGATGTGATTGGAAGAACCTCAATCAAATGCCTTGACTCTCAATACAGGGGAGGCAGCGGGattgatttatttacttttttgattCAGCTTTCGGAAAGACAGCTTTCACAATTTAGcaaccaataaaaaagaaaagatgttcaaaagcGGTGGCAGCCACGAATGACTGATCTCTGATGGATGCCTTTGGGGGTATATGGTCCACTCACCGCAGGTTCATCCTCCACATCTGGAGGAACTATTCCCTGATCACATCTGATTGGAGGGGGCGGCGGAATCTGCCTCCAGTCGCATCCACCAGTGCCTCTTTCCCAGGAATTGTATACTTAGAACAAAGCTAGTTTGTTCTAAACATACAATTTAATCTGGGAT
This genomic window from Bubalus bubalis isolate 160015118507 breed Murrah chromosome 16, NDDB_SH_1, whole genome shotgun sequence contains:
- the LOC112579528 gene encoding membrane-spanning 4-domains subfamily A member 8, whose translation is MPPEHLVLKKETRMLGAVQVMIGLINGALGRIWLRFYIRQFEELSVEYKPIALLSGYPFWTFLFFIVSGVLTIQTEKKRSPNLVLDTRSSFYYILKNGTIRASVQSEKV